The DNA region ttagaaattcatagaaactaaaATGGGTACAattggagctttctaggtcgatcagtgggtttcggtcaaaatccattgatggacctagagagctccgattgcacccatttcagtttctattgatttctaaaattgcaaggagttcaaatatggtgtccattatttattttggctttttatatatgttaaaaagcaaaaatcaaagaatcgacataaaagcccacgttgggcctgaatcatatcaggcccacgttgctaggagtgccaaaaataataatggacaccatattttcactccttgtaattttagaaattcatagaaactgaaatgggtacaatcggagctttctaggtcgatcagtgggtttcggtcaaaacccattgatggacccAGAGagtctgattgcacccatttcagatTTCTATGGAgttcaaatatgaaaatatttttggcaTATTGTTAGCAAAATCAAATCATTGAACACAATAAACCCATCTCATAATATGCAAGCCCGATTAGCTTCGTAAACCTAAAGAAATACTTGAGAACATAATGGATCCTATCAGGCCTGTAGAAGCCTTCCTATTAATCAACTTGCAGTGCCAGAAACAGCTGTGCTTATTGAAAAGATTCTCAATCCTGTACTGGAAGTTAAAAtgattaagacaatcaaacacAAAACTGATGATGTATTTGTTAAGACAAACTCTACTGCACAAAACAAGCACTAAATACAGCACTACTAGTAAAcagaaaatttattataatagtaGTAGTGGCAGTAgtaacaacaaaaataaaaatctcaTTCTAATAAGGATTATAATTTTCTTGCTATCTAATACTTCTCTAtatcaaaaaaaatattgattgacAATTGTAATAgaattgaaatgggtgcaatcggagctttctagatcgattagtgggtttcggccaaaatccactgatggacccagagagctctgattgcacccatttcagtttctatgaatttctaaaattacaaggagttcaaatatgatgttcattatttatttcgcTTTTTCATATATGTTaacatacaaaatcaaagaatcggcaaaaaaatcCACGTCAGGCCTGATATGGAATATATCATgcctacgttgggcctgatatgattccatatcagtcCCAACGTGTAGCTTTATGTCGATTCTTtaattttacttgttaacatttataaaaagtcaaaataaataatggacaccatatttgaactccttgtaattttagaaatccatagaaactgaaatgggtacaatctgagctctctaggtctatcagtgggttttgaccgaaacccactgatcgacctagaaagctccgattgcacctatttcagttcctgtggatttctaaaattgcaaggagtccaaatatggtgtccattatttattttggcttcttcaaatgtattaaaatatgattaaatattgactaatgttattcctatattctaccgacagaggagagagagaagtgagagaaatataatgaaaaaaagaaaaacaatagaaaaagtcaaattattaTTATGAGCGTAAAttaggaaatgcttttaaaaaagtgcgctctttgataaataccaaagtagtatatatcttttggtaaattcagattTTTAAGTGCGCCCATTGGTAAATTGTcgaattttttttcataaaatcgCTCAGGCTTCACCGCACTATAACGTGTTCATTTTTAGAACCCGCGTCTAAACCCTCCGTTTCGCCTCCAAGCCGGCAAAACCTAACTAGTTCAGATCTCAATCCCTCCGCTCTCTCCTCCGTCTGTTGCTCAGATGGCGGCAATGCTGGTAACTTTGTCTCTCTTCCTCTTACGTTCTATTTTGTTTTACTATGGAAACGGCTTAGTGATTATTAACCCCTTGGATCTCTTGGCGGCAATGTTCGCAGCAACCCCAGATCATACTGTTGAAGGAAGGGACGGACACCTCGCAGGGGAAGGCGCAGGTCGTGAGCAACATCAATGCTTGCACCGCCGTGGCGGACGTGGTTCGCACGACGCTGGGTCCACGAGGAATGGACAAACTCATCCACGATGATAAGGGGAATACCACCATATCCAATGATGGCGCCACCATCATGAAGCTGCTTGATATTGTCCATCCTGCCGCCAAGATTCTCGTTGACATCGCCAAGTCTCAGGACTCTGAGGTAAGAAATTCCCGCCTGGATCGGTTCTAGAACATGAAGTCCTGTTTGACTTGTGAAAATTTTCACATTTTTCAGTTTTGTTATCTGTTCAGTCCGCAGAAAATAGTTTTTAGAAAAATGTGAAAACTATTCTGCTAAAACTGACGAACAGAAAATTAAAATTGTGAATTTTCATCAAATTTTCCTCATGTAGCTTTGTAAAATAGAAAAATCAAACCATCTTCATTAAAATTGTTAAAATTTCTCACGATTTTAACTTTCTATTGTCAGTTTCAGCAGATCAGTTTTCACatttttctgaaaattattttctaaaaactgAGAACAGAAATTGAAAAGGCTGAAAATTTTCATGAGCTCGTGGCCTAAGAACATGAAAAGGCACTCTCTTCTCCTGATGAATATTGGATGACTTGATTTCCATGTTAAAAATTGGCTTTGAAGTTTTGTTGAAGTAGCAGGGATAAACAATTTAACTAATCTGAAGATTTGATCAATTAGGTTAGATACAGTGCACAGTGATAAGTTTCTTACTCGTTACAGATATCTTTATGGGGAAAGAGACACTTCGCACAAAATGATCACTATGTATCCACAACATTATGTGCCAATGCCATTTTGAGTATTAAAAAAGACGTTAATATATTAGCTCAACTACCAGCTTTTGGTGTGTCTGAATGTCTTAAATCCTGCATATTCTGGTTTAGGTTGGTGATGGGACAACAACAGTGGTGCTTTTGTCTGGTGAGTTCCTAAAGGAGGCAAAACCTTTTATTGAAGATGGAGTTCATCCCCAAAATCTTATTCGAAGTTACCGGACTGCATCATTTTTGGTAAGAATTAACCTGTTTTGTTATTGAGTGCAAATGTCAACTGCTGAAAATCACATGTCATATTTTCTAGGCCATCAACAAAATTAAAGATCTTGCCGTAAGCATAGAGGGAAAAAGTCTTGAAGAGAAGAAATCCTTGCTGGCTAAATGTGCAGCTACTACACTTTCTTCAAAGTTAATTGGTGGTGAGAAGGAGTTTTTTGCAAACATGGTTGTGGAGGCTGTCCTTGCAATTGGCAATGATGATAGGCTTAATTTGATTGGGATAAAAAAGGTTAAGCTTGTATTTCTAACATTCTTAACCAGTTCAGTTGATTTGGATTTCATATTACAGTTTTTATACTTAATGGTAGATTGGTAGTACTTGTATACTGCCTGTGTTATGTGACGCTAACTATATAGATTTACCATTTTTCAAGTGAAGCACTATTTTCACATTTTGAGGAAtacaatattgaaaaaaaaaatcacttgtaAGGAATCTATCCCAGTATAAAGTATAAACAATTGATTCTCCCTGGACATTTTTTTCATTTCAGTTGCTAAAAGGTTGTAATAAGCCAGCTCATTATTCCTGTAGGTAATCTTAAGCAGTGTTAAAACCATTACTTTTCTTAGTTTATGAAGATCTTATCTGTCCTTTTAGATTTATAATGTATCTAGTGTGTTTTCATGATCTTGAATGCCAAGTACATTATGTACTTTTAATCTCACAACTGTATGACATTAGAGCCTAAATCTCCTAAGTTGAGTGGCTTCTCTATTTCCTCCAACAGTCGTATGGCGGATATGTTGGagaataaattattttctttcaTTCTTGCATAGTTTGATGGCAGTATCATCAAAGCTTACTCTATTACTAGTCTGTCTCATTTGGTCTTTGGTAAGCCTGATATAGACCGCAGCTCAGCTTGGACCACTTAATTTCATTAAAAAGTTTCAAGCTGCAATGATTCTTGCATTTCTTTGTCTAATATTGAGATAGAATATTATGATTTTAAATGGCCAGCATGCTCATTTTCCAACTGTATCGAGCTGGGAGTTTCAGTTTTTGTGCTTAACTTCTGAACTATATATCCTGTATTTGCTAGGGTGCTGGGTGCCCCAGTGAAAATCTCTAGTTTGGCAGCAGTTTAATTTGTATTGCATGTACAACATTATTCTTGATGTTTTCACAAGAACAGAGCTCACTGTCTTTAGGTGTGCAACTGCCATTTGTTCCTGGGTCTGGATCTAATTGCACATAATGGGTTGAAAAACACTGTATACACTTTTATTTCTTTCTACATagattctttttttccttttcattctGAGTTACACTAGAGAAATTGAGAGATGATTCTAGCTTTCTGGTGGAATTTCAGAATCTAAAATTGCAGCTACTTTTCTGTAGGTCCCTGGTGGCAACATGAGAGATTCATTTCTTGTTAATGGTGTTGCTTTTAAAAAGACATTCTCTTATGCTGGTTTTGAGCAGCAGCCAAAGAAATTTTTAAACCCCAAGATTCTTTTGTTGAACATTGAGTTGGAGTTGAAGTCagagaaagaaaatgcagaaatcAGGTCCACTAGACTTGCTGTTACTACAATCAATATTTCATATATTATATTCAAACGTTTTAATTATGCTTTCTGGTTCTTATGTAGGCTTTCTGACCCTTTACAATATCAATCAATCGTTGATGCTGAATGGAATATCATATATGACAAGCTAGATAAGTGTGTTAAAAGTGGAGCAAAAATTGTCCTATCAAGATTAGCAATTGGTGATCTTGCAACTCAGGTACTTTAGTAAGTTGTAAGTTACTAAACTGAATTCATTGTTTTTTGGAGCATAACAATTGGTCTTTCTGCAGTATTTTGCTGATCGGGATATTTTCTGTGCTGGCCGTGTCATGGAGGAAGATTTACAACGTGTTGCTGCTGCAACAGGTGGAACTGTTCAAACCTCTGTCAACAATGTCATTGATGAGGTATGCTTACTCATTCATTTTGACATTCTTTACCTAGCTTATTCTTATTTGACTATTTGATTGTTGAATCTAAAATTTTGGTTGGTATCATTTCATATTGCTCATGGTCTCTGTTAAAAGGTACTTGGATCTTGTGAAGCATTTGAAGAAAGACAAGTTGGGAATGAACGATTCAACATTTTTAGCGGTTGCCCTTCTGGTCAGACTGCTACGATTGTTCTCAGAGGTGGTGCTGATCAGGTTTGTTGATCAAATTGGGTTGTGTTTTACAAAATTTTAGTAGGGTTCAAATTCAATGGTGTTATTAAGATCCAAGTAGTCTTACATAGAATTCAATGATGAATGTGATATAAGATCCATATATCTGAAAATAGTTAGGAGTTgccattttattattttttgttgttatTCTAATATGAGAAGAATCTAAAGGCGtgcacaacggtaaagttgttgccgtgACCTCCAGGTCATGGGTTCAAGTCTTGGAAACGGTGTATTGCAAAgcataaggttgcgtacaatagtCCCTTACCTGGGACCCGCCAATGCGGAGGCTTCGTGCacgggctgcccttttttattCTAATATAAGAATCTACTTTTTACTGGTAATGATAACTTTGTTGGCTTATCCTGTTCAGTTCATTGAAGAAGCAGAAAGGAGCCTTCATGATGCCATTATGATAGTTAGGAGAGCTTTAAAGAACTCTACCATTGTGCCTGGTGGTGGTGCTATTGATGTAATTTCCTATAATTAACCGTTGTTACTTCTTATCTTGCCCGTTttctattgtaattttttttcccCATCACTGGCAGATGGAACTAAGCCGGTATTTGAGGCAGCATGCCCGTACAATAGCTGGCAAGTCGCAGCTATTTATCAATTCATTTGCCAAAGCTCTTGAGGTAGAGGACTATGACTACTTATTTCCTATTCATTTAAATCCTTGATAGTATCTGTGATAGTGTCTATTTATCACGTGGTTTCAATAAGTGTTAATCTTTCATTGGCTCTATGGATTACTGTAATCCTTTTATTATATCTCTGAACAATTAGACAAGGTGTGTAGGCTTACATTTTTATTAGAACTATGAACATGATGATTTCTAGATTTTTGttgaatatttttataatatgacTGATACGTTAGGACAGTGGTATTGGTAATCATacttttgcatttcctttctacTTCTCTTTTATTCTGTCTGCAATTTTTGTTCCCACAAGTAATGCAACTGAAAGTTCTTTTGTCAAACTGCCTCTTGGCTAAAGGAACTACAAAGCACAGACTTTAATACCATGTGCTCTTGAGACAAGAAACAAACATATTCTGGCTGTAATTATCTTGAATGCATTCACCATGTGCTCTTGAGATAAAAGTACATATTTCTGTTTGCTTTGTTTTCCCCCATAAAGCCACAAGGAACAGATGTAGCTCCTGCTATTGTGAAATTCAGCATTCTTATTGGCCAACCAAATATAGTTTTGCTATCTTATAGGTTTACGTTCTCCATGGCAAGTCAGCAGTAGTGctttctatttcattattttgacTTTTTGTGTAAAAAAAAAGCACATGAAAGTGCACATTTTTTTACTTATCTACATAATCAGTTGACAGAAGAAACCATGAAAACTTTCAATCTAAATCCAATGTTTCAAATATTTGGGAACATGTGAACTAGGGTACACCATTAACTTGTGTGTAATAGGCGTAGGTTTGTTTGGAGTGTAGTGATATCACTAACCAAGGCCTCAATGCCTCACATCTTGGATGAGCACCTTTGACAACGTGACCTCAGGTTGGTGCTGGGTGTTTGGTCAGATGCCTCACTTTCTAAGAAAACAATTCTTTTTCCCCCTTCTATTCTTTAGTCCATTCTTCCTATTCCTTTTCGTCGCCATGTTAGGGGTCACATGGGATTTATGTGGATCCATCTAGGAATCTGTTAACATGGATACGTGAAGGTTCAGAGTCATCTTCTTCCAGAATTTCTGCTAACATTACCACACGAGATgtcttatatatatatagcatatGGAGCATATGACAGGTTCACGAAACCTTTTGTGGCACAGAATCTAGAATAACCTCAGGATCGGATTTAAATATAGTtaatcttgattaattgtttctTGCTTCAGTTTGAGTTTTATTATAGTTgacatttttgttttttttactatGGACAAATGCATTGCATTTGTTGTTAACTAATTGCATTTTTATTTAAATGATTTATTAATGTTTATATTTCTTTCAAAATAAAGGTCCTATTTggaagaagattttttttttcaaatttttttttgaataaaaagaaaatttgagAAACAAAAATGAATTTTGATTGTTTATATCTTAGAAATTTAAAAACATTGATGGTGGATCAAAACAGAATCCCgttttataaaattgaaaaattatgaaatattATTTGGGAGAAAAAATGATGTTTCATTAGTATAGTTTTGATAAAGAATTATATATGTctgatataatttaatttttattttagccTTTTTTTATGAAGTTATtaccaaataaataaaaatagtaaaatgaGAGCTATAACCTTGAAATGGAATTGGTTTTTTGTATAAAAGTATTTAGTATTTTCTCCTATTAGATATGCAATtcctaaaatttaattttctatacTATCCGACAATCAATTAGTAATGCATGATAATGGTTAACAAATAGCTTAATATGaaaattttaatgtaattttctTCAGAGATGAGACCCACAACTTAAATTATGCTGTTTCTTTGTATGATTTCATAATTTCTCACTTACTATCTAAACTATCTTGGCATTTTCAGGCAGTGTTTGTCCCAACACATTGGGGTCGACCATATGGATCCTATCCTTCATTTTATACTATGCAAAGCTATATCTATAGTAATATTAGACTATTCTTGATCATTTttgattaaatataataaagtatTTTTGGTCTCCCTCCATCCCCTTAGATCTCTGATTCTAGATAGTTCAACTTCTCAAACTGTAAAAGTTATTGATTGAATTTAAATATGTCTAATATgattttaacttatttttattttaattttgattttcattAGATATACTAAATTTCTCCCaaatactaagttttttttaaaatttttttaatattgtcaATGAATTCAAACAGTAATGTTAGTATTCTGTGTCCTCTTTGCTATATTAACTTTACTGGATTGTTTCCTAATTGTTTCCAGATGAGTTTTAATCAATAACTGCCTCTCTTTCTCTCATACTATAATCATTATAGAGGACTCGAAATTCATTTCCATTTCAACCACCTTTGTTCTTTTAATATATCTTtataattatctttttcttgGATCGACTATATTTAAaacatatttataaaaatttcatgGCCACATGTTTCAACTATTTCTTCACTTATCATTAAAATTACTTTTACTTAATCTACTGTTATAAAAACATAATATCCTTAATAGATCTAACACTGGTCATTATATTTTTATGTATCCTTCAATTCAGCAATATAATTGATTTGCTTTGTTATATAAAACTCATCAATTGTCTAACGACTCTAAGGACTatcttaaatctttttaactttatAAAATCTATCAAATTCAATACATACTATCTAAAATTATAACAAGTCCAATAGAATCTAAATGGACAAGATTAGCATCagagaaagtttattttcttttcttgtcttgaatttgaaaattgaaGAAAATAATTCATTGATTAATCTGAATGCTAGATAGTGGTGGCGTCATTGTTCTTGTATGCTGAAAGAAACTTTTGAAGTGATAATATATGTGTTAAAGCCCAAGGAGCTTAATCCCAAGCCAAAATGTTACAGCACTTATGTTGACATTCTTAAAAGTCTCACTTTGCAATGTAGGACTAAAGGGGTGGAGTTTCTGTGAATCTTCCCTTCCTACTTTATCATGTCTTTAATGATCACCCTTAGGTCTTTCATTACTACAGGCAAGAGGTCCAACTTTGATACCATGTTATTTTCTAAGACCCAATCCAAATCCAAAATGCAGTGCTCTTAGGTGGAAAACCTTTTCATATATAAATATGCTTAAGAAGCCCCACTTGGCAATGTGAAACTAAATGGGTGGAGTTTCTATCTTTCATCCCTTTCTGTTTACCTCCTTTGACAAGCCTATTGATAGTGTTAACAATCCAAACTCTACTTTGAATGATGCACATTTGATTGGATGGAAGGACTTAAGGTATTTGGAAGGATTTCTTGTTTGGAAATTTTAAGAGAATaattgttttttgttttgttttttacttCAAGATTTtaataatcaagaaaaataattatATCTGTCTGATGTTCATCTTTTAAAGGGTTGTAATTGTGGCCTAAACAAGCTTGAAGAATGGATCTGTTATAACTATCTGGTAGGTTTGATAAACTTTAATGGGTAATTCCTAaacttattaatttaaatttgcaGGTCATTCCACGTCAACTTTGTGACAATGCTGGATTTGATTCTACAGACATCTTGAACAAACTAAGACAGAAACATGCATCTGGTTAGCTTCCTCCTGTAAATGACTGCATTTGGCTGTGTCTTCTTTTGTCCTGGTATCATCTGCTGAAAGTCATGGCTCTAACAGGGGAAGGTGCAAATTATGGTGTGGACATTAATACGGGTGGAATTGCAGATTCATTTGCAAACTTTGTATGGGAGCCTGCTGTTGTGAaagtaatatcatttttcaaacctttctctttctcttgtcCTAGTTATTTGTTTGTATTGGCATTTATATTGACTGAATATATCAATGGCAGGTCAATGCTATAAATGCTGCAACTGAAGCTTGTTGTCTTATCTTAAGCGTGGATGAAACAGTGAAAAATCCCAAGGtacaattttatttgtcataaaagcAGGGGATTTTATTCCTTTCAGGGTTTCGCTTGAGGTGTTAGACTCTTAGTGTACTTAATTTGTTTTCCACTGTATAGTTCTTTTGGTGCTGAATGATGTATAGCAGCAGAAACAATTCCATCTCATACCATCTCATATATGATTTAGCACATAACAAAGAGTAATTTATAGTGTTTCCGTATGACATTATCCATAATATTCCTATTTTAAAATCTAAGGGTTCTTTTGCAGGAGCTAAATAAATTGTGGAAACTACTCATTAACAACATATCCATTTGACACACaacatttatttgtttaattttgttttgaatggtttgTCGCTTAAAAACTTTCTCATCTTTGATGATGATAGTGCTTTTTCATATTGCTCACTTagcaataaattttttttttaccattttaaTCCTACACCTTTTCTGTCAGTTTATCTCCCTAATATAATGTCAGTCAGACTTTATCTTTAGAGAATTCAACTAACACTGTCAGCATGCAATATTCTTATTATTCTCTGAGTACTGTTGAGCAATATACATATGTTAGGCCTATTTAATCTAAATTTGTTTTTTAGTATCTCTAACATCAGTAGGGTAAACGAACTGCACGAGTTTTATGTCGTTTAGTAAGATAACCAAGCCAAACCTAAGTTAACCAAGTTGCTGAAATGTTTGTTCAAGCTCAGCTTGGTTTCTTCTTTTGATCTCGAAACTCGACTTTAGTTGGGTTTGAGCTTGGGCTCATTTAGATGTCATTGAGCTTGTTTGAATGAACAAACTTTTTACATTTTAAAGCTCTTTTGGTTGGTTAGTGAGCTTAATATAAcaacttccttattttttttttcagagcttgtttgtttatttgcaaACTTATTTATAAGTTTGATTAGAGTTTTGTTCATGAAAATGGTTCACAAGTTTTGTACATGGACATTGTTTATCAATATTGTTCATAGTTCACAATCTCTATTCATGGAAAATAGGTACATGTATAAAATGCTTCCCAAGGTAACAATCtcaagaagaaatccaagaaaaaCATAAGCTAACCACTAGCTATCAACCTCTACACATGAGGTATCACCTTCACACACCAATCGCTACACATGAGGTTTATCAtaatacatcaaaaagaaacatCACCACCAACCTCCATACATGAGGTAACATCAACGTCAACAACCTCTACATGAGGTAAAAACCCACTCACAAACATTACAATCAAGCACATGTTCGGCCACACACCAAACCACATCAAGCACACACAAGCCATGTTTGACCAACACACAAAACCACAACAAGCATAGGCCGACGCTCATAAGTTCATAAACCGATACACATGTATCTGGATCTTGCGAAACATTCTCTCCATGTTAGGCACCATCCCCTCGAAGCGACATCTATTGCGGGATTCCCACAAGACGTAGATCATGCTCCAAACTCCAAGGTGCCTTGCCTTCATCTTCCGGTTTCCCCCTTCGTATTGCTGTCTGAATTGGAAGACCTCATCCATCGTTCGGGCCTCATGTTGAATCTCCAACTAGCACCTCACCTTCTCCCAAAGGGCACGGGAGATAGGGCATTCAAAGTACAAGTGCCAGTTTGTCTCCTCCCACCGCCAACATAGGACACAAGCTTTGTTCTCTTCATATGACTTCCTATCCGCCGTCTGTAACTTCTCATGCGCTAGTAGCCACCCAATGAACCTATGCTTTGGCATAATCTCCGGCCTCCATACACAGGGGTCCAAGTTATCGCCGACCCCCTTGGTTTGAAGAAGTCGTAAGCATTAACAACCCCGTTCTTTTCACCCACAAACCATTTAATCATCTTCATGTTTGCCACCTCATTACCTTGTGAACCTCTCTGAATTTTACACCTAATATCCACAAGTTTTTTAATAAGAGGTGAGTTCGAAGGCTTTACCCCTCATTGCCAAAAGTTCACACCCTTGATGTAGTGTTGGTACACCCATCTCACCCATACCGAGTCCTTTGATTAAATCTCCCATAACATTTTACTTAGCAAGGCTTCATTCCACGCATGAAGATCTCGAAGTCCATATCCACCGTCGTCTTTAGAAAAGCAAATGGTAGCCCATGATATCGAGGGAAGCTTGGAAGTCCACACAAACGTTCGACACATAGCCTTTATCTTCTCAATAACACCACTAGGAATAGGGAGCATAGAGAGCCAATAACACTCCATTCCTTTAAGCACCGATCTCTCCAACTCCAATCGACCCGCATATGATAGGTAGTGCTTCGGCCAAGCACTTATCGTTCTTGCAATAGCATCAAGCAAAGGTCCATAGTTAGCCATCTTCAACTTCTCCGCCGTAAGTGGAATGCCCAAATATCGAAAGGGGAACGTTCCCTCTTGAAACCCAATAATCTGAAGTAGCCAAGCCTTCATCCTATCATCAACCcttaccatatatatatatatgtgtaatTTCCAGGGATTTGCCTTCAGCCCGGTCTCCTCACCAAAACGTTCCAAATAGTTCGCTAGCACCTTGATGGAGGTCTCATCCACCCAGGCAAACATCAAGTCGTTGGCATATGCTAGGTGTGTGATGCCAACCTCTTTGCACATGGGATGGAAGTGAAAAGTGGGCTTCAAAGAGGCCACTTGTAATCTTTTTGATAAGACTTCAATACATAAACCAAAGAGTAAGGGTGACCAGGGGCCACCTTGCCTTAATCCACGCCGCCCATTAAAGAAGTCATGAATGCCATCATTTAGAGATTTGGAGTAAGAAGCCGTGGTGACGCGCTCTCTAATCCATCCACAATATGGTTGGGGAAATCCAAAACCAACAAGAGTCATCATTAGAAACTCCCAATTAAATGTATCAAACGCTTTCTTCAAGTCCACCTTAAGCATACACCTCGGTGAGATTTTTTTCCATGCATATTTCCTTAGAGGTTAACGTTATCCCCAATAGATCGCCTTGGGACAAAAGCCACTTGGGTGGGGTCCAACAAATATCCCAACACCAATGCTAAACGGCCAGCCAACACTTTGGCAATCACCTTGTAGAAGACATTACAACAAGAGATGAACCTATAATCCGCAACCCCCGCAGCATGATCCACCTTTGGCACTAGAGAGATTAAAGAATGATTCCATTGTTTTAGTAACCTCCCTTCTTGAAAGAACTCTTGAACCGTTGCGATAAAATCCGGACCAATAATATCCCAAGTAGAGGTAAAGAACTTTGCCCCATAATCATTCGGACCCGGCGCCTTGTCATATCTATTGTCGTATAGTGCTCCTTTGAGTTCTTCCACCCCCATTGACCTGATCAAGTCCCCAACTTGGGTATCCGTTAGCCTTTGTCCAGTGAAATCATTTCTGTCCATAGGGGTACACATCGCCATTTCCCTAAGTAAAGCATGGAAGTAATCTAGAAACTCATCCGCCACTTCACCCAAGCTTGTTGTTTGGTCCCCATGCGTTTGGTGAGCGTAATGATGGTGTTTCTCTTGTTATTCTGCTTCACCACATCATGGAAAAATTTGGTACACTTATCCACACTATTTAGATAGACATGCTTTGCCCTTTGTTGATAGAATTGCTCCTCCTTCTAGAATACCATgttgcatctcctccaactcggAATTTGCCCTTCCTGCCTTTTTAGAAATGTGGCCAAATTGTTCCTTGTTCAACTCCCTCAATCAACCCTTCAAATGCCTTAGTTTCTCCTTGAGCACAAATTGAGCATTAACATTCCCCATAATTGGCGCCACCTAAGATCCCGCCACCACCTTCTTGAAGGTCTTGTGCAATGACCACATATTAAGGAACTTGAACGGCCGGTTGAGTGTTCTATCCTTTGCTAGAGTATGCACTATACCACATAAATGATCTGATAAGCATCCCGGCGCCGTGAACT from Zingiber officinale cultivar Zhangliang chromosome 4B, Zo_v1.1, whole genome shotgun sequence includes:
- the LOC121975178 gene encoding T-complex protein 1 subunit eta encodes the protein MAAMLQPQIILLKEGTDTSQGKAQVVSNINACTAVADVVRTTLGPRGMDKLIHDDKGNTTISNDGATIMKLLDIVHPAAKILVDIAKSQDSEVGDGTTTVVLLSGEFLKEAKPFIEDGVHPQNLIRSYRTASFLAINKIKDLAVSIEGKSLEEKKSLLAKCAATTLSSKLIGGEKEFFANMVVEAVLAIGNDDRLNLIGIKKVPGGNMRDSFLVNGVAFKKTFSYAGFEQQPKKFLNPKILLLNIELELKSEKENAEIRLSDPLQYQSIVDAEWNIIYDKLDKCVKSGAKIVLSRLAIGDLATQYFADRDIFCAGRVMEEDLQRVAAATGGTVQTSVNNVIDEVLGSCEAFEERQVGNERFNIFSGCPSGQTATIVLRGGADQFIEEAERSLHDAIMIVRRALKNSTIVPGGGAIDMELSRYLRQHARTIAGKSQLFINSFAKALEVIPRQLCDNAGFDSTDILNKLRQKHASGEGANYGVDINTGGIADSFANFVWEPAVVKVNAINAATEACCLILSVDETVKNPKSESAQGEAAASAMAGRGRGGANFRGRGGRGMRRR